A stretch of DNA from Halodesulfovibrio sp. MK-HDV:
GCCAACATTTTCGGAATGCTTTTGCATTAGGTCAACGGTTTGCGGATGACAGGTAAAGAGGAATACCTGATTGTGCGCTGCTAATTCAGCAATTGTTTCTGCTGTGCTTGCGGCTCTTGTTGGATCAAAATTTACCATGATGTCATCCATGATGACGGGTAATGGCTCATTTTGCCCTGAATGACTTAAAATATGCCCAAGTCGCAACGATAAATAAAGCTGCTCCACGGTTCCGCGACTTAATTCTTCCGGCTCACGACGTGTTCCATCTTCTGCCAGTGCAAAAATGTTTTCTTCACCAAGCGGCTTGAATACACCACTGTATGCACCTTTTGTAATTGTCTTGAAGAAAGTTCCGGCCTGTTTAACCACTTCTGGCTGTTGTTCACGTTCAAACCGCTCACGGGCACGGGATAAAAGATGTTCGGCAATACGGAATCGTGCCCATTCTTTTGCTAACCCGTTTGCTTCTTCTTTAAGCTCTTCACTTTGAATTCTTTGACGCGCTTGTTCTTCAGTTGAAGTCAGTTTTTCCTGCTCAACTTTAGACTGAATAAGCTTCTGCCGCAGTTCTTCTTGCTCTTGCTCTTTTTCTAGGATGGTTGCGGATAACTCGGATGCTTTTACTGCAAGCTCCTGTTCGCTCTGCTGACCTATTCGAGCTGTGAGCTGTTCGATATCACCATCTTCACTGGCAGCTGTGAGAGAAGCCTTCAGAGCGTTAAATGCAGATACTATTTCTTGCTGTTGTACGTAGAGCGCATGTTTTGTTCTGAAAGATTCTTCGTCTGTGGCACTTGCGGCTGTAAATAATGCATGAATCTCTTCTTCAAACTTCACTAAAGAATCGCGAAGAATTTTTGCGGATTCAACATCTTTGTGCAATGCTTCAGAGAGACTTTTACCGGCGGTTTGGGCAGCTTGAGACTCTGTTAAAATACGAAGTAACTTATCTTGCGTCGCACTGCGCTTAATGGTGCGATCAAAAGCATATTCCGGCTCAATTCCGGCTGCCGCACAAAGAGCGTCTTGCTGCTTTGAAAAAGCTTCAAGAACACCATGTACAGAGGCTTTGCGAGCCTTTAGGTCGGAAAGGTGACTAATATTAGATTTGGCGTCTTTAATAAGCTGTAAGGTTTCGGGAATGTGTTGAACTCGTAACGTTGACGATAAGTCACGCTGTAAAAGCCATTGTTCCACCTTTACATTGACTGTTGTTAGAACCTCGTCAGCCTCTTGATCAATGCGGCTTCCTTTTTCGAACTGTTCCAACGCTTCATCATGCTGCTTTTGAGCAAGAGTCAGCTTTTCCTGCAACGCATCACATGCCATTAAGCCACGCTGCATATCTTCAAATAAATCTTCTGCCTGAAGCAGACATTCTTCGGTTGCAGTCGGTTGTGGAAATAGTAATGGAGCTTCATTCATAACAGCTAAAATATCTTGCTGTTTGGCTGCTTGTTTCTTTTTCCGCTGCACAGTTACCAGCACAAAGCCCGCTATTGCCAACACAATAACTGAAAGCCCACAATACAAAGTGTATGGCGGAGCTGGAACAAATTTTGGAAGAGCGGCTATACCCGCACCTACAACACCTACGGATGTCGCCATCATAAGTGCTGAGTTGTTTGAACCAGTTTCCGTAGCAAGAACCATTGGTAATCTGGTGCGAACAGTCCGTAACATTTCTTTATTTTTTTGTAGATCAACTGGTGCGGAATTTTGCTCATCTTTTAGAGCGGAAAAACGCATAACATCGGCATTCTGTTCAAATTCATATGTGCGCTGCTCAATATTGCGCCGCGCATCGTCAAGAACTCCGGCAAGACGTGATGCTTCGTTCTGAGCAAGATTTGCTGCCTGCTTTGCTGAATCTATTTGCTCTTCTAACTGCGCGACTTCCCGTCGTGTGTTGTCTGACAAATCAAATGCAACCACTCGTTCAGCATTCCAGTCACTGCCAAGCTGCCCAAAAGTTTCTGTAAGATCGCGTTCGAGAGTTTTTTGTTCCAGCTCAAGCTGTTCCAATTCACTCTTTTTTCCCGCCACCACAGCTTTTTCGTCGCTTAATGCACGTACAACGTCCTGCTGCTCCACAAGCTCAGTATTAACCTGTGCCTGCTGTGCTTCAATATCTCGCTTTGTCGCTTCAATACTGCTTTTGAGCTTGGATAATTGCTCCCGCTTTTCTTGCACACTTTCATTACGACTATCGAACCGAGATAATCCTTCAGACGGAAATTCAATAAGCGGTTGAACAGCCTCAAGCGCTGCCTTCTTTTCTTTGTATTCGGTTAAAATACTCCACAGACGAATATCCACATTTACGGTTCCGGCTTCAATGCCTAACTCGCGCAAGAGAACGGTTCGCTCTGCAAGCTCTTCTTCAAGTTCAGAAATTTTTTGTGAAACTGCCAAGTACGCTGATACGCTGTCATCACTGGCATTCATGTCTTTGCGAAGCTGTTCAAGCTCTTTGAGATTTTTATTCAATGGCAGAACTTTGCCACCTTTTTTAAATAATGCCTCTCGTTTTGCTGAAAGATGCTTCATAACATCTGTGTACGAAGCGCCACCACCATGAACAGTTCCGTACAAAGCATTACGCACAGCATCACCTGTTAACGCATCTTTGCTCTGTAGTTCTGTAAGAGAAAAACCATACACGTTTGTGTACAAGTCACGCGAAACATTGCCGAGTAATGCCTGCAAGGCAGACTCATCCATCTGGCTACCATCAGCACCAGTGATGCCAACACGCTTTGGCTTAAAGGAGCGTTCAAGGCGGAGTGCACCAAACTTTTGTGTATCAAGCCCCAGTACACCGGCATGATTACCACCGCGAAGCGGCTCATGGTGCGAAATATTTTTTCCTTTTCGCGGGAGCCCGAAAAGCATGTACCGTAAAAAAGACAAACAGGTGGATTTCCCCGCTTCGTTATTTCCAAGAAAAACGTTCACACCGGAAGAAAATCCAGAAAGATCCTGTTCAGAAAAAACACCAAAGCCGTTTATATGAAGGTCAGTAATCCGCATTATTCTGCCTCCAACAAATCAAGGCATACATATTGTGCTTCTGTGGCAAGCTGGATCAGCTCTTCATCAGAAAGAATGGTTAAATGGCGTTTGCTCGTGGGAGAACCAAACAATTCACTTACTGAATCACGAAGTTCTGCCACACCATCTTCACTCGTCAGCTGGTCTGCAACAGTCAGCGCCTCACCAAGTAAATCTGGCCGGCTGCGCATAGCTTCAATATCCACATCCGGCTTACACGCCAGTTCAATATCTTTCAGCCAGACAAACGGGCTATTTTCCATTTGCCCTTCACGAATGCGCTCTGCAAGTTCTTTCACTGCGCCATTCTTTCGTAATTCCCCATCAAGGACGCTACGACCTTCCAGTACCAGGCGTACAATCACGCCTTTACACCCTTCAGACAATTGTTGAGAAATTTCATCAAGACGAGATTCAACAACTTCTTCAAGTGCATCAAGTTGTTCAACAGTAGAAATATCCACCGATTCAATTTTCCACTGGATTCTGCCAAGAGTATGGTGTCGGCTAGAAACTTGACCATCCGCAACATCAATTAGCAGACAGCCACGCTCACCTTGCTCATTAATATGCAGCCCCTGAATATTTCCAGAATAGGCAACAAACGGTTCCCGACTCACAATCTGTTGTTCGTGGATATGTCCAAGCGCCCAGTATTCAATGCCTGACTTTGCAAAGTCTGCCACACTCGCCGGAGCATATTGTTCAGAAGCTGCGACAGAATCCACAGTGCAATGCAGCACTGCTACCTGAAAAACATTGTCCTCGGTACGCGCATACAGCCTTGCAAGTTTTCTACGTTCGTTATGTTTTCCATGGCTCATGCCATGCACGACCGTAACAAGCTCCCCGTGTTCATTTTCAACACGCACTTGCTCGACAGCTTCTGTGCCGAAGATATGAACATTATCCGGAAAGCTGAAAGATTTTTCTGTTTCAAGCAGCGGGTCATGGTTGCCGTGAACAATAAAAACTCGAACCCCTGCATCGCGCATACGTTTACACGCATCAAGCAACGCAAAACGTGCCTTCAAACTCTGGTCTTCCTGATTATAAATATCACCAGCAAGTACAACAAAGAATGGACGTTCATTGCACGCAAGCTGCGTCAAACGCTCCAACGCCTCAAAAGTAGCAGAGCGCAGAACACTCGCCACCTGTGGTGAAACGTGAGCAACGCCCTTAAAGGCTGCATCCAGATGCAAATCTGCTGCGTGGATAAAAGAAAATGTCGGTTTCATGGATAGCGACCTTTTTGGTCTGTTATGAACATGCGATGCGTTGTTTTTTTAGGGAGTTTTTTTGCCTCCGGCGGCTTAAGAACCCTTTTGAAAAAGGGCTTCTTAAGAATCTCCTAAAACTTTTATTCGCGAGTTCAGCACGTTTTTATTATTCTTTCGCGGCTATTAACCACTACCTTGGGACTTTTGAGGAGTGGAGGTGCAAAAGATTTATTAAATATAAAAAATTTACTTGTAAAAATTGGATTGTAAAAAGATATGGCTAAAAAAAAATATTTTTTAGCTATTTTTTCAAGTCAGTAAATTTAAATTTTATCGATAAGTTCGTTCCCTACATCGAAGGGATGTTCCCATGTTGGCAAACAGATAAATTTTTCTGTAGGCAAAACAATTCGCCATGCATGAAGAAACATTCCCTGCGGATTCGGGGAGCCGTTATATTTTACATCCCCGATAATAGGGTGATTTCTACTAGAAAGCTGCACGCGGATCTGATGCGTTCGTCCTGTTTGTAATGATATCTGCAGCAAAGATTTTTTATCCGTTACGAGCAGCGGAGTAACAGTACAAAGTGAATCTTTGCCCTCACCGGTCTCGATACGTTCTTTGCCATCTTCCTGCGTCTGTTTGCTCAGTTGATCATGAAGTTGCACAGCTTCGGAATGTTCCCATCTACCTTCAACCCATGCAAGGTAATGCTTACCCAGCGCATGTTCGTTGCGTAAAAGTTCATGCAATTCCTGCAAACGGGTATAGCTAGTCGCAACCAGCAACAGGCCGGATGTGTTTTTATCTAATCGATGAGCAGGCGTCGGGCAAAAAGGTGCATCTGCATATTTTAATTTCAAGCGTGTCGTAACAGCGTCAGTATGACCTGTTCCCGGTTGAACCGGTAAGCCAGCAGGCTTGTGCAAAACAAGCAACCCATCAGCTTCACCGACAATCGTCAGCTCAATATTTTCTTTTGCGGAACCTTGTTCCTCTTTTCTCTGTTCAGAAGAGAGCCCTGACTCATCAATAGTATAAGGCGGAATCCGCACCATATCGTCCAGCTCCAACCGAATAAAAGGCTTCGTACGCCCTTTATTTACACGCACCTGTCCGGTTCTGATCCAGCGCATCATTGCGCTTTTAGGAACATTTTTATCAACTCTGCGTTGCAAAAACTGCAACAACTTCTGACCGGCTTCCTCCGGCGTTACCGTAACAAATTCAACCTGTCCCATGTAGATCCTTTATTAGCCACGATAGATTATCTCTGAAGGGTCTGCTACGCGTGCTTCTCTCCGACGTAAGGCGGGTTCACCTCAAGGGCACTGTCCGCTTGAGCCTTTTAGGGCTGACAAAAATTCGTGCTCACGCAAAACGTTCGAATATTCAAATTTTGTATCCCGCAGTTGTACTGCAACATATTTCAATTGGCTACTACGGAGAAGTTATCTACAAGGTGTTCATAACTCCTATCAGTGGAAAATGTTCGTAACTTTTGTATCTCACTTTTTTCAAAGAGAAATCAAACAACATTTTACGAACATTTATCTTTGTACATAACTTGTTCCTAACAACTAAAGAGAAGGTTCATCACGAAATCCAAACAATTAAGTATTCCCCCTACGATAATAAAAAGGGAGATCACTCCCATAAAAAAAGCCCCGTAAAAGGGGTAAAGGGGACAGTGTCCCCTTGCGGGGGTACAGGGGGGGCGGCGCCAGTCAACCGTTCGCGAGTCTGCGAGCGGTACGGGAACAAGTGCCCTTGGGGTGAGCCCGCCTGTCCGCCGGAGGCAATAAAATACTCAAAAGCCCCCGACAAAGCAGGCTACAAACAATAATCGTAAGAATTATTTTTTATGATTTTTTTTAGCCTGCTGACCTATTTCGAACATAACACCCGCAGAATGCCTTGAAATGAGGGAAGATAGCCCGTGGCTCATGTTGTCGAAAAAAACAGGCTCAGAACGGCGATTGCTTGGCTTACCCTTTGTTTTTTGATATATAACTAAGGTTACGTTGCCTGATTTTATATACAAGAAATTTAACGGCAACTTTTGCTAATAACCAACCAGAAGTAGTATATTTATTTTGCTGAAAAACGGGCTGAGAAATTTCCTCGAACAACAGTATCCTGAAAAGGATCTGCGTAACTGGTTCGACCCCCTCACGATACACTATGGTGATGTAGAAAAAAGTGTATCCGTGGCCTTTCCTCACGCTTTTTTCGGCTCATGGTTCACTACACACGGAAAAGCTGCTCTGGAACAGGCTGTACGGGATTACATTAGTCCTGAAGTGGTTGTGTTGTATGACACTCCCCTTGCGGACCCGACACCTGTTACAACGACACAAGTAGCGCCTCCATCAGGTACAACTGTGCAGGAGCAAACTGCACCGGTAATTAGCCGTACAATGCTCAACAATCAGTTCACATTCGATACGTTTTTGCACAACGCTAAAAATGTGTTTCCTGTTGCGAGTGCTAAGGAAGTTGCCAAAGCGGATATTTCCCCAAAATATAATCCGTTAGTTATTGCAGGCCCTTCCGGAAGCGGAAAAACCCATCTATTGCGTGCTATTGCACACTCAATCATCGAACATCGCGGAGAAAATTCAATGTTCTTAGGGAACGTTGAAGATCTTGCTGCGTTGTATCAGGACGGCAGCCCCGGCGC
This window harbors:
- a CDS encoding AAA family ATPase; this translates as MRITDLHINGFGVFSEQDLSGFSSGVNVFLGNNEAGKSTCLSFLRYMLFGLPRKGKNISHHEPLRGGNHAGVLGLDTQKFGALRLERSFKPKRVGITGADGSQMDESALQALLGNVSRDLYTNVYGFSLTELQSKDALTGDAVRNALYGTVHGGGASYTDVMKHLSAKREALFKKGGKVLPLNKNLKELEQLRKDMNASDDSVSAYLAVSQKISELEEELAERTVLLRELGIEAGTVNVDIRLWSILTEYKEKKAALEAVQPLIEFPSEGLSRFDSRNESVQEKREQLSKLKSSIEATKRDIEAQQAQVNTELVEQQDVVRALSDEKAVVAGKKSELEQLELEQKTLERDLTETFGQLGSDWNAERVVAFDLSDNTRREVAQLEEQIDSAKQAANLAQNEASRLAGVLDDARRNIEQRTYEFEQNADVMRFSALKDEQNSAPVDLQKNKEMLRTVRTRLPMVLATETGSNNSALMMATSVGVVGAGIAALPKFVPAPPYTLYCGLSVIVLAIAGFVLVTVQRKKKQAAKQQDILAVMNEAPLLFPQPTATEECLLQAEDLFEDMQRGLMACDALQEKLTLAQKQHDEALEQFEKGSRIDQEADEVLTTVNVKVEQWLLQRDLSSTLRVQHIPETLQLIKDAKSNISHLSDLKARKASVHGVLEAFSKQQDALCAAAGIEPEYAFDRTIKRSATQDKLLRILTESQAAQTAGKSLSEALHKDVESAKILRDSLVKFEEEIHALFTAASATDEESFRTKHALYVQQQEIVSAFNALKASLTAASEDGDIEQLTARIGQQSEQELAVKASELSATILEKEQEQEELRQKLIQSKVEQEKLTSTEEQARQRIQSEELKEEANGLAKEWARFRIAEHLLSRARERFEREQQPEVVKQAGTFFKTITKGAYSGVFKPLGEENIFALAEDGTRREPEELSRGTVEQLYLSLRLGHILSHSGQNEPLPVIMDDIMVNFDPTRAASTAETIAELAAHNQVFLFTCHPQTVDLMQKHSENVGVYTVTNGLLNMMNG
- a CDS encoding DNA repair exonuclease; the protein is MKPTFSFIHAADLHLDAAFKGVAHVSPQVASVLRSATFEALERLTQLACNERPFFVVLAGDIYNQEDQSLKARFALLDACKRMRDAGVRVFIVHGNHDPLLETEKSFSFPDNVHIFGTEAVEQVRVENEHGELVTVVHGMSHGKHNERRKLARLYARTEDNVFQVAVLHCTVDSVAASEQYAPASVADFAKSGIEYWALGHIHEQQIVSREPFVAYSGNIQGLHINEQGERGCLLIDVADGQVSSRHHTLGRIQWKIESVDISTVEQLDALEEVVESRLDEISQQLSEGCKGVIVRLVLEGRSVLDGELRKNGAVKELAERIREGQMENSPFVWLKDIELACKPDVDIEAMRSRPDLLGEALTVADQLTSEDGVAELRDSVSELFGSPTSKRHLTILSDEELIQLATEAQYVCLDLLEAE
- a CDS encoding RNA pseudouridine synthase gives rise to the protein MGQVEFVTVTPEEAGQKLLQFLQRRVDKNVPKSAMMRWIRTGQVRVNKGRTKPFIRLELDDMVRIPPYTIDESGLSSEQRKEEQGSAKENIELTIVGEADGLLVLHKPAGLPVQPGTGHTDAVTTRLKLKYADAPFCPTPAHRLDKNTSGLLLVATSYTRLQELHELLRNEHALGKHYLAWVEGRWEHSEAVQLHDQLSKQTQEDGKERIETGEGKDSLCTVTPLLVTDKKSLLQISLQTGRTHQIRVQLSSRNHPIIGDVKYNGSPNPQGMFLHAWRIVLPTEKFICLPTWEHPFDVGNELIDKI